atcgacgtaattctttcacatgacccATTGCCCAATGATTGTGTACAATGTACCGAGtaattataaaatctcacaatgaatgacatggctatggcccggacaagatcatttatggccatttttgacctttgaactaacaGTGTgtccttgacgttgcagatatcgatgtTATCCTTTCGCGAGACACACCATCCAATTATGGTTAACAcgtgtgccgaatgattttaaaatctcacaatgaacgacatagtaatggcccgaacaaggtcatttatggccatttttacctttgaactccgagtgtgaccttgacctcggagatatcgacgtaattctatcGTCCgatacaccgtccaatgatggtgaacaaatgtgccaagttattttaaaatatcacaatgaccGACATAGTtaggctcggacaagctcatttatggtcttttttacctttgaacccAAAGAGTGACATTGAGCccgaagatatcgacgtaattctttctcgcgacacactgtccaatgatggtgaacaaatgtgcaaaatggtttttaatctcacaatgaaagaaaTAGTAATgaccaggacaagctcatttatggccgtgtttgacctttgaactaaaagtgtgacattgtccttggagatatcggcgtaattctttcgcgcgacataccgtccaatgatggtgaacaaatgtggcaaatgattttaaagtctgacaaaaaaacgataaaattatGGCCCGAtaaagcatttgacctttgaactcaaagtgtgaccttgaccttggaggtatcgaagtaattctttcgcgcgacacaccgtccaataatagtgaacaaatgtaccaagtcattttaaatcCAAAGATAtattacatagttatggtccggacataCTTTcgtttaaaaacgcactaagtgatcccgtaacctagtttttgacccggcatgacccatattcaaacttgacctagacatcatctagatacaacttctgaccaagttcggtgaagatcggatgtaattTTTAAGAACCgaaagacggactgacagaccgacagactgacagaccgacagacagacagacaaagtgactcctatatagcccccttTACCAATGGtcatgggggtataattattcaGGTTAAACAAAAAGTAATCGAACTTACGGTCTCTGTTTCTCAAAGCACCAGAGACGTCGACATGAACACGGCGCTGCGGTCCCACTTCCGGCGGAGTGTCGAAGCCTCCCATGACCTCACCTGATGACGTAGTTATTCTTTCGCGGTAGTTGTCCGATGTAAACCTGACGCCAAAAAACATTGTAACTATAACATGGTTCGTATTCCAAAAACAATTACCGATAGGAACTCGTATCCTTTATCAATTTTCCGTTTTCCTTAAGTAATGTTTTCTACTACAATATGGTCTAACATGAATTACAGTGCTTGCCAATATAATATCGACTGACTTTTTTTTACTTCAGTGCTACTTTTAAACGTTATTGGATCATTTAATTCATAAGAAGATTAACATTATACTGGAgatcaatttaaaatttaaattaacagacacatttgtttaacttaaataaatacCGAAATGTTGTGTTGGACTTGAAAATGCTTGTCAATCAAATGTGCTAAGTTGGGAAATCAAGACTTACCTGTTCACTACCCTGTGTTATCGAAATCAAATCTAACCTGTTCACTACCCTGTGTTATCGAAATCAAGACTAACCTGTTCACGAACCTGTGTTATCGAAATCAAATCTAACCTGTTCACTACCCTGTGTTATCGAAATCAAGACTAACCTGTTCACGAACCTGTGTTATAGAAATCAAGACTTACCTGTTCACTACCCTGTGTTATCGAAATCAAGACTAACCTGTTCACGAACCTGTGTTATAGAAATCAAGACTAACCTGTTCACTACCCTGTGTTATCGAAATCAAGACTAACGTGTTCACTACCCTGTGTTATCGAAATCAAATCTAACCTGTTCACTACCCTGTGTTATCGAAATCAAGACTAACCTGTTCACGAACCTGTGTTATAGAAATCAAGACTAACCTGTTCACTAACCTGTGTTATCGAAATCAAGACTAACCTGTTCACGAACCTGTGTTATAAAAATCAAGACTAACCTGTTCACTACCCTGTGTTATCGAAATCAAGACTAACCTGTTCACTACCCTGTGTTATCGAAATCAAGACTAACCTGTTCACTACCCTGTGTTATCGAAATCAATACTAACCTGTTCACGAACCTGTGTAATCGAAATCAAGACTAACCTGTTCACTACCCTGTGTTATCGAAATCAAGACTAACCTGTTCACTACCCTGTGTTATCGAAATCAAGACTAACCTGTTCACTACCCTGTGTTATCGAAATCAATACTAACCTTTTCACGAACCTGTGTTATCGAAATCAAGACTAACCTGTTCACTACCCTGTGTTATCGAAATCAAGACTAACCTTTTCACTACCCAGTGTTATCGAAATCAAGACTAACCTGTTCACTACCCTGTGTTATCGAAATCAAGACTAACCTGTTCACGAACCTGTGTTATCGAAATCAAGACTTACCTGTTCACTACTCTGTGTTATCGAAATCAAGACTAACCTGTTCACTAACCTGTGGTATCAAAATCAAGACTAACCTGTTCACGAACCTGTGTTATCGAAATCAAATCTAACATGTTCACTATCCTGTGTTATCGAAATATTCAAATTTAACGTCTGGTTTTTAAAGCATCAATTCTTCGATTTTcaacattgaaataaatatagtgTGTCAAGCCGAAGATTACCAATTTTACATATGAACCGCATTCTTTGAATaccgggctcaatgcatgtggTAATAAGTAGtcccaagataagcctgtgaagtccgcataggttaatcagggacgatacattCCGCCGAAAACAGGATATTCATAAAGAAGGTACCGGTAATTcctttaaaaatacttaaaagcgGATattgcggattgcacaggctaatcttggactacgcacatgcattaagaccagttttcatAGAGCGCGGCTAATGTAGGAGTCATTTTACAGGAGCGTCGATTAGCTCAGAGAGTTGTATTAGACATGATTAACATAATTCAATGATGTGCCAAGCTCTTCGTTACGATTAATTTCCATAAGGGGTCAAGAGAATTCATCAAGATAACTTACCTAGTTTGCTGGACGGCTTTAAGGTGACTAGCGATCCTCTGTCGACGGAGATCGTCGTATGACGAAGAGGCGTTGTCACAATGCACGTGTACACGTCGACGGATGTTGTCGGCGTACATCGCTGACAGCATACCGTCTTCGTTTGCGTATCCTCTTTCCTCCACATCCCACCAGTACGATGTCGTGTCACTCGTCGCGTCACGTGACACCTCGTTGTTGGTGACGTAATCGTTCGCTGCGGTCTCCAGACTGGTTAACGCGAGCTTGTTGTACCAGTCTGATGCCCCGGATGTGTGTGAGGTCACCGACGTAAACGTGGACGGCGGATCCATGGAGTGCGACGACTGCAGGCTTCCGCTCGACGTGTGAATGCTCCCGTCAATTTCTCGCTCCTTCCTTCTTTCGCCAGCTATCAAAAGATCGATTCTTTCGTCCAGGGAAAGGAGCTTCGTGAAAGGTCTCTCCGTTGGGTCATTGAGTAGGTCTGTCGCATAGCCTTCGCCATTCTGATTTTTATCGTCACTTTTGTctaatttatttatatcaatttCTTCATGATCGATGTCCTCCTTCGTATCGTTTTTGAACTGTTTATACGAATTCTGATCCTTTGTATGCGTTCTTCTCACACAATCTTCGGGAGCATCGCGTTTTGTTGAATGAACTGCTGACGCCGAGTTTTCAGACGTACCAGAATCAGTATTAGCAGTCTGTTTCTTTCGCGCTAAATCACATTTTTCTAATGACTTAGATAAATCTGTGTTCTTTTTTGCTGCCTTGACACTTTGTTCTTCTGCCTGTCCTGATTTGGTGGAACATGCTTCAGCTGGATTCTCAAAAGTGTTTGATGCAACTTTTGATGACGTTACATTAAATGATTTCACGTTTGATGACGTAAAGTTTGACGTTGCACCCACGTCAAAGAAGCCCGGGACGCCAAGACCGGTGTTCGAAAGATATTTCTCGTACAAATGTTCCGTGTTCCAGTTCTCCAAAATGTATTCTCTGTGGATGTCCTTCAAAAGCCCGCTGTCGTTAAAAActaacacattttaaaaagtttctgTAGAAAACCCCGAAAATAAATAATGCTAAATTGATCAATCATAGATCCTTTTGTAAGCATAAACATGGGATTTCGCAAAGAAAGTTTGATCGGGAATATCTTTTAAACGTAATAGGTACACATGACAGTTATGCCCACCGGCGCTTGGCGACGCTTTACATGTGTTAATACATTGCTGTGAATGGCACGTGTATACGTGAGTAAAAACGAATGGATATGTTTTATACGCATATCAATGCACATGTACTCAAACACAAAGGTATGGGCGTAAGAAGGAAACAGGTATGTAAATTCGCCGCTCGCAAATCTATTTTTCTAAGCGCATGTCTGTCCGTTGGTACTAAGAATGTCCGTGGTATGGCATTCATTCACAAAAACACCATTTAAATCAAAtttcttaaacatttaacatcaTACGAAATGCTTTTCAAGAAATAAGCACAACATCATCTTACCATAACGTTTGTGTTGCCACCTCGTCAGTGGTGGGCGGGTAAGTCCGGTCGTTTGACGTCCTCTCGGTGACGCTGGATAACGCTTCCACCAGTGAGGCGTCCAACTTCCGCAAAGAGGCGTGCAGATCGGCAAGCGGCGAGAAATCGAACGTATCCTCGATGAGCTCAATCTCTGACGTCAGTTCCGCCAACTGGCCCCTGTCATGAATAATATAAATCGCTGTCTGAGAAAACGgtgttaaatgaatgtgcgtaaagtgtcgtccaagattttcgtcaagaagagtcATCCTTCGAATGAAAAATACTTAGGATTCGGCAGATATATAATATGGAGAATATTTTTGGTCGCAATTATTTTatcttgtctttaaataaatattaaagcaGCTTATTTGCATTGaatgtttaggtttcgaataatTAATGACAGcgtgtatatattcaaatattcatATTCATGTATGGTACttttattattgtatatgtatgttggtgttttattggtttttagttttgttgttgatttttttacggGTGAGGGGGTAGCTTATGTTTTGTTGGTCTGGGACTGGCGGGAGAGAATGGTTACTAGGGAAAGATGATTACCTGAGTTGTTCACCCGCGTCCGCGTCCAGCGTTGTGACGTCAGAAAGTGACGTCAAACGGTCGTGTAAACCTCGCATGGTATGAAGGACGTCCTGTTTAGTGTCCGACAGACTCTGTTCAGTGTCTGGATAACAACACATATATCATTTTATGTGCAACAACATAATacttactaagaaaacagtggtCCAGATTTATCATCTGTTTGAAGGATCACTGattgaagacattttatttagtGATtcgtaaaactttttttttctgaTGGTTCTATTCACAAGCGtttttttcttgttctattttagATATAATGTTATTTCAAAGCCGTCTGTAGTTATGGTATAACAAATGTCACACTTTATAGCAATATGAATATTTGAGTTAAACCTGTtcaaacatgtttgttaaatgagcctcgctatgggaaaacgttgcttaatgcgtgtgcgtaaagtgtcgtccaagatcgGCCTGTCTTGTCTGAACAGGCTTTTCTGGGACGTAACTTTCCGTCTGAACAGGATTTCGTAAATAGAACAGACTTGCTTATAAcgaaaaatactttttaaaaaaaaCGGAAAAATTCGCCccggattagcatgtgtggactgcgcagactaatcacggacgacactttaggcacattcatTAAGACCGTTTTCCCAATAAGATTAAATTACATGTGATATAGGGCCCTATATATAATGAATAACTTAAATtgagtgataaatatatatttactcaATCAATTTAAGTAATTCATTTAAGTATCAGTTATTATTTCCTTTTTCATTCATGAATTCATACCTTTACAAAAGTGTTCGTATTTTCTCAGACACTTTGTCACGTGGTCTATAGAAGCTCGACAGCTGGCGTTCTGTTCCAGAAGACTGAGAAAAAGATACAGTTTCCTAAGTGcgttattatttcatttttcaacaGCCAAATACTCAGTCAGTATTTAAACATTGCGACCGGTAAACTAATATGAAAACAGTCATTCAGACGATATTTCAATACATCATATAGCCTGTTGGTGCAAAGAGGTACCATgcgccttcttatttcaatgtcacgtgGTACCTTTTCGCACCTATGGGGCGATATTTCTTCTAACAAAACCAATTTGCTTCCTGAATGGCTTAACGTTGtgtcaaaaattaaacaaaatcgtTAGGTCAATAACGGACGTAAATTCGAATATTCGGAGACACACCTGGCGTTGAGTCTCGTCTGCGCGTGCAATAAAGCCCACATGCGTGCGCACATGTTCAGCAGTAGTAGGTATTCGAAGCACACATGACTTCTGCTCTGATGGGCCACGTGCAGGGGCCGCTGCTGGAGAAGGTTCTCGGAAGTGACGTCATAGCCACATGCCACGAGAGTCTGTGTAAGATCATGATGAAGACTGAGAGTTCAGTACAACTCCCTCCATCAGACATACTCATTCTGAACAGGACGATTCGATAAGTGACTAGTGAAATACTTATTCGTCGAGAAACTTAGATTTATACGGTCGGCCAGAACGAACGTTCCTTTCAAAGAATCGTTTTTATACTACACATACTTTATCGAAAGGAACAGGCGTACAGCTTCCGCTACAAATGCTTGATATTTTAAGATACCTCGATTCTGGTTTGTATGTATAGCAAAGACAAGTCGCATATAACGGTAAGTTCTTATACAAAGTGTTTAATATCGGTTTACATCTTACAGATTGTGTATAAATTGTGTGATTAAATGAAACAAACTTACTTTACATTCACTTAATGTTACTTCAACTAACAAAAAAAGGAAAGCAATGATCTGAAAATCCGACAAAAATCTTTTAAGAAGGTGGCATTCTACTTGTCGTTCTCAATTCATAGCGTGTAATGTATTTTAAGATTTTATCATAGTTTGCCATAGCGATAGGCTCTTCATTTCTTAATACTTGAAACATGCCTGTCTAGAAGCGTAATGATAAGCAAACGATAAAGAATACTAACGTGTAAACACTGGACATGTCCATGTTTTGCCGCCAGATGCGCGGCAGTGTTACCGCGCACGTCACCCGGAAGTGCGCATGCGCTGTGTGGCTCACGTGTCACAGAATTCAGCAGAAGATATAAACACTCCGCCTGAAAAAATgcagaacacattttttttatatttattgctCGATTAAGTTGAGGCATTATTGTTCAATAGACGAGTTCTTTGTGGACACAACATAAcgcaactaattaaaacaaaacttagttgaaaaaataaaaatataattcaaaaacaaaacacaaatggtAGACGAAAATATAAGTCCAATTCACTGTGGTAATTTTTCATCCATGCCTAGGAATTCTCTCCATGATGAAATCAGCTCCGAAAAAAGTCCTAGGGACTATTTCATTAAGTCATAATAAGCTACTTACGGCTTATAAACCATTTGCGAGTTTGGCAAATAATAAGTATGTTGCGTCTTAGAAAATCATGGCGACTGGTTTACGAGATGTTATTAATGTTAAATTCCACCAAAAAGTTTTGTATCACTTCATGGTCCATCAAACTAGTGCCTATTTATAAGTAGTTCCTTTACTCTTCTTGTTTAAAACCCATTTGGCGATCTCACCCAAGCTATGTGTGGTTATTTCCTGTCTCAAATGTGtgatacacatgtacatttaatTAGGGACTTGGTCGACATATGAACGTTAGGTGTGCGTTTCTGGAAGTACTGTGATTTTGTCGAAATCTCTCTGCCGAAACACTGTTTTCCGAGGGTGTTTGGATTTGGGCGAATTTTATTTTCTTAGAAGTGGCGGTTATGTATTTTTATTGCAACTAGTATATTAGAACAGAGTTAGAAAGTAGGAGGGTTTATAAAGGAAACATTTTGAAATTGGATTTCGTGTAAACTAACCCTCAATCAACTATGGTCATCTGTTTTCAGTGCGGGTGGTTGTCGCATAAGTCACATCAAACATACCAATACTAACATGAGCGGATTCCTATACCTGTCCGTGCTGCGCGCAGACGTTGAGCAGACGATTCAACATGGCGGGACCGAGCGCGGGACCGAGCGCGTGGCGTCTATGAGACCGCTCCAACATCACCTTGAGACAGTCAAACTGGCCATGCtgcaatatattataaataacattgaaCTAGAATGTATTTAGGAACTGTGTGAATTGCAACTTCCGCTACCCTATGTAAGAAAACTATGCTCATTTTTATGAATGGTGTATACGTACCTTTTGGCAAATGTCGCATATTTGTGTAACAAACACAAGTACCGGTTTTCTCTATTTTGCAAGTCCAAAAACAGACAGAgtatcataaaacttaaataaaacaacTTGTTGATCAGACGCACTTTCTACATCTAATCTCTAACCGCAAATAGTCTCTAGTAAAGGCATTTGCCTTTCTTGTTATTCGGTGTCAGTCCAAAATTAATGCGCTGGTCATGCAATTACGTTAATATTTAATTCCAATACTCCTTCTGTCTCGAcatcaaataaacaaacatgaaaaattccAACCTGCGGGAACTGGCAAACCTTATCTTAAAAGTTGTTTGCCGAAGACAGAGTTGCCATTACCTTCGCTGCCATTTCCACCGCTGTCTCGTTTTCGGCGTTGATATCCGACGTCATTTCCGGGAATTTTTCCAGGACATATTTGACTAGATCCGGATTTCCTACGAGCATGCTGCGATGAAGTAGCGTGTTACCACGTTGGTCGCGAAGTTTGAGAACTTGATCGGGCGGAAGATCCTCTATTCTTGAAATCTGGAACAAGTTAGGTTTTTTTAGCACTCGTTGATGCGGGCCTTAGTTAAGAGGAAATTTAAAGTAATTTGTAGCATTTTGATGCCAATCCTTCAAATAAGGGGTTTTAACATTAGTAAAAATCATTTTAAGGAGGAAACAGTATTTAACATTATTCAAACACACACTGATTAATGCGCGTATTTCTTTCTATAGGGATGGCTTGTAATTAGATTAACGTATTTACTAACGTATGTTTTCGTTAAAGTATCTTCACCTTACTATAGATCGGATTATGATGAAACGTTACTGACCTATCAATGAAATGAaagtaatatttaaaacaataatcatTCTGGTACttctattattaaaataattcttATGACACTGACTCGTGTGAACATAATCAATAGTTGTTTTAACTTCCTGTACAAGTGTACCATGTCTGTGGTGTTGCCGTGCAGCAGAGCATCAAACTCGTCCTCGAAGACGCTGCCCGATGTCGTCGATTCTGCCTCTAGCTCGTTAGTATTTGTTCCAGACGACAAACTGTGCGCATGCGCTAGAGTTTCCGAAAATGACGTTATCTGCGAATCACTCGCGGAACTGTCAATGTGGTGAACCTCGGCATTTATCGTCGAGGATAAACTACGGACTTGCATGTCCGGTTTAGAAAAGTCTTCCGTATGTCTTGTATGATGTGGTGCTTGTTTGCTTATTGAACTTGTATTCTTATTTGTTGACGATACAAAACCCCGCCATTTATGACGCTTGCTAAAAACACCGCCATATTTCTTGGATCGTTTCAAATCACGTGATCTCGGATCTTCTTCTGACATAAGACTGATGTCGTCTGCTGACTTTTTACCGAACCGTTTCTTCATTTTGCTGTACGTGGTGGAGATCTGAGGTCGTTTACCTCCCTTCAAAGAATGAAAACACAAACGGATACTTGCTGCCTcaaacatattaacaaaatgaGCTTATGAATTATATAAATGGGATACTTAGTATACGAGGAAGTCACTTAAGGAAATAAggacatttttttatcaaaacttaGTTGCGTTCATAAACAAACTTGAAAACTCTTATCTTATAATAATACGACCTAAAAGATATTTTCTTTGACAATACGATCTCATAATGTTTACATAGGTGAGAAAAATGATCAGCGGAAAATGAGGTCATTTAAAGCATTACATTTGATGAAAAAGAATGGTTTACATACATTTGAGATTTCTTGATAAAACTAAATGCAATAACAGCAAGTACAACACATGCTTACAGACACGTATTTGTTATCGAGTTTATCCGCGTCTCCGTCCGTTGTGGCAAAACATTCTGCTATCGAGTCATCGATGGGGAACTGCTGAACAAAAGTTTCGAATTCCGCCTCGTTTTGGTAGATAGCCTCGTTTTCATAAGTGATCCTGTCATGGCGGCCGATTTTTCCGCGTGGAGTTTCAATGTTTCCATAGCGTTCATGCATGGATCGAATGGTGATGAAGTCTAAATCATACATACACAATACGATTTTTCTTTGAACATTCTTATATAAAACAGAATTATTTAACAAGGGCGTTAATCAATGCTTCTTTAATAaacgaaaatgcgaaataaaatTGACATAATAAAAGCGCTGAAGATTCTACAGTTGTTCTCTAACCCTTGAGGCTCAATAAAGTGTTAAGTTACCATTTTGACATGCTAGAATGGACGCTAATACGCACGCACATACAGTTAGGCTGCTCGATCGAACTCACTGTAAAGGGGCTTGATACAATTCTGTTTCTCGTGtagtttttcaaaaacattatatattattttagtcTGTTAGAAAATGCGTATTAGTAAATTCATATgaagtcatttttttataacttaaaatatgaaaaaatgtcCTTAGACCAAtacattttttgacatttttttatagTTTCGAGAAGacattatattcatatttataaagtataacATTATAAGTGGCGAGTCGAAAGCATTAAAGCCTGCATGCATttcaaaattatctttttttctttcttttttgaaTAAGCGTTCTAGCGTACTCATTTTTTTCTCCGTTTGtgagtgtttttgttgttatgtgtttgttgttgttgtttagttaatgctgtgttgatgttgttgtttttcaaggaAAAAGTCTCACCGAATATTGCTTCCGGGTCGGAGCCACCAAAGATTCCGGCTGTTTCGTCGCTAGGCAACATTACGTCCGCCATATAACCGGGGCCGTTGTCGAACGATGGTGAGTGGAGAAACCTGAAAATGGCGTAGTTTATACATGAATTGCCTATGAATTAGATTCCCTTTAGTTTTATAACAAACTTTACTTACTTGTAAACGTGAATTTTTTTCACTTGCATATCACGTGacgaaaaaacacatttataagaaATATTCGTCAAATACCCAAGTCCGCTTTGCCGTTTCCCCCAATGCGATAAATATAGAATCTGCAATGAATCAACACTGGGTTTCGAGAATGCTCTTccataaatttgtttaaaagaaacgAAAGAAACGAATAATAAGGTTTAGTGTGGTTTATTTACTCATTAAAACATGCGTAAAAGTAACTTCGCTACGCATttaattaatgtatgtatgtatgtattgtgcATACAATTAATATAAGCTATACTTACTGTTTTAAGTTCATGTGTACAGTATATGTTTGTATGGGTGCGAATTATATACCGATGCTTGATACTTATTTGCTGTTGTTATATACTTATATCACAATTGTTTAGAAGAAATAGTTTTGCATCTATAacaggtttttattttgataaaacttccgctgactttccacaatgtttaaagttttaattaataaattcagttttattttttttatgttgcaCAGAGGATATttaatttggtataaattttatatttataacccTGAGACTTAAACAGCCACACAAATTTAAGAACGTGCACATCAAATCCGTAAGACCGATACGTTACAAATATATAACACGGCCCTTTACCTCACAACTAATAAGGAGCACGCCATACACAGGGAGTGCATTATAACACGGCCCTTTACCTCACAACTAATAAGGAGCACGCCATACAATGGGAGTGCATTATAACACGGCCCTTTACCTCACAACTAATAAGGAGCACGCCATACAAAGGGAGTGCATTATAACACGGCCCTTTACCTCACAACTAATAAGGAGCACGCCATACAAAAGGAGtgaattttatttaagaaaattacTTATTAAAGACGTAGATGCCGTTACAttatatttgagccgcgctctgggaacacggggcttaatgcatgtgcgtaatgtgtcgtccagAATTAGCCTACGCAGtttgtcagggacgacactttccgcttgtttgGAATTTTCCATTTATAAGAAGTCTTTTCTTAACGGAGATCcgtttaaggcggaaagtgtcgtcccttattagtctgtgcgggctgcacaatctaatctgggacgacactttacgcacaagcaaaGAGCCCCTTATAAAATGTTAACTCAATCGAAATACCTTTCTATGTATTCCATATTTTTACGTTCGTCGTCAGTAATCGGTAACCACGGTGATTTGTTTTCAACAACAGTAAGGTCCCCTGACATGCATATGTTTTTAAGGATGGTCAACATTTTTTTCGCAACACTATCTCTTCTTCAGTATAATATAAACATTCGTCCGCGTCTCTTATAACGGTTACTGGTACCATTTCATTGCTCTCGCTGTCTTTTCATCAAATTTAATCTTTTAAAAAAGCTTTAATGCACGTGTCCATGCTTACAACATGTTTtcgtttcatttatttcataattgGTTTACACGCGATATACGTTCGACATCGTACATGCAGCAAAAAGCAAgaaatacacaaatttaaaagTTACACATAATCGGCTTTCAAACACGAAGATATTCCGATAGAAAACTGAATTTTCAAAATAACACAACTCCCACTATTTGCTATAACAAATTTTTTGAAGTTATCACTAAGTGTATTTGAGATATTTAGTCGCACCCGTTTGTAAATGGCCTCGCACGTAAAGGACATGGttattaaatcattaaacattGAGTCCTTGGTTGATATTGAAACCCACTCGATGACAACATCGGTACTTCTTCAAACATACATGTGTGTTAGTCGGATAATGTTTCACCGAATGTCAGCGATTCTATACTTGTATCAATGGTTTAGATGTTTTACAAGTCGATAtttattgggaaaaaaataaacaaacattattttacttttagTGGAGTTTCAGTATTTATGTTTATGCGTTTAGCAACAGTTCTAATATCGAGATTTTTCGATTtcgaatgtatttaaaaaatacacatatatttacttTAAACGATTCTTCAGTAAATAGTTTTGTAATGTACGACTTTTATTCATGTTAACGTAATTAGCATGTTGTTCATCTATTCGATTTCAAGGAAGTCTACAATGCAcacttttatttcatttcaaattctGAACAATTGCCATATACCCATAAtgttttagctcggcgttttcggagaaaacccgaggtattgtcatagccagctcgtcgtgtcgtccgccgtccgccgtccaaCGTCCGTCGTCTGaggtccgccgtccgcgtcgtgctaaaaccttaacattttgttaagattttgaacattggctcaaaaatca
This is a stretch of genomic DNA from Dreissena polymorpha isolate Duluth1 chromosome 7, UMN_Dpol_1.0, whole genome shotgun sequence. It encodes these proteins:
- the LOC127837091 gene encoding uncharacterized protein LOC127837091 isoform X2; translated protein: MADVMLPSDETAGIFGGSDPEAIFDFITIRSMHERYGNIETPRGKIGRHDRITYENEAIYQNEAEFETFVQQFPIDDSIAECFATTDGDADKLDNKYVSGGKRPQISTTYSKMKKRFGKKSADDISLMSEEDPRSRDLKRSKKYGGVFSKRHKWRGFVSSTNKNTSSISKQAPHHTRHTEDFSKPDMQVRSLSSTINAEVHHIDSSASDSQITSFSETLAHAHSLSSGTNTNELEAESTTSGSVFEDEFDALLHGNTTDMISRIEDLPPDQVLKLRDQRGNTLLHRSMLVGNPDLVKYVLEKFPEMTSDINAENETAVEMAAKHGQFDCLKVMLERSHRRHALGPALGPAMLNRLLNVCAQHGQAECLYLLLNSVTREPHSACALPGDVRGNTAAHLAAKHGHVQCLHTLVACGYDVTSENLLQQRPLHVAHQSRSHVCFEYLLLLNMCARMWALLHAQTRLNASLLEQNASCRASIDHVTKCLRKYEHFCKDTEQSLSDTKQDVLHTMRGLHDRLTSLSDVTTLDADAGEQLRGQLAELTSEIELIEDTFDFSPLADLHASLRKLDASLVEALSSVTERTSNDRTYPPTTDEVATQTLCGLLKDIHREYILENWNTEHLYEKYLSNTGLGVPGFFDVGATSNFTSSNVKSFNVTSSKVASNTFENPAEACSTKSGQAEEQSVKAAKKNTDLSKSLEKCDLARKKQTANTDSGTSENSASAVHSTKRDAPEDCVRRTHTKDQNSYKQFKNDTKEDIDHEEIDINKLDKSDDKNQNGEGYATDLLNDPTERPFTKLLSLDERIDLLIAGERRKEREIDGSIHTSSGSLQSSHSMDPPSTFTSVTSHTSGASDWYNKLALTSLETAANDYVTNNEVSRDATSDTTSYWWDVEERGYANEDGMLSAMYADNIRRRVHVHCDNASSSYDDLRRQRIASHLKAVQQTRFTSDNYRERITTSSGEVMGGFDTPPEVGPQRRVHVDVSGALRNRDQSKQARGNQKPGKPRLFTLEDAIDATSEGEADFRYSYKRPRDQVLSVRWEDMSMTDDDDRGPLSWIERELGGLGSRSSGSDTISVEYAAQSFV